A window from Bombus fervidus isolate BK054 chromosome 12, iyBomFerv1, whole genome shotgun sequence encodes these proteins:
- the Chb gene encoding CLIP-associating protein isoform X5: protein MNHTDTLLSSGHRCLHRGLKKYPSIDKKLWDPSSGWILQWDNIVKHPGARARGCRCDIHKPPWLYPHLVGKTTDETDRAIKSAPVKRLATAAAAAPPKRGQFGPAKAPSSALAQPGNTSSMVPRATTVKRNVSVKSTPGQAGAVDEETFLTAFEDVPSVNLFSAKDLEEQMKIIRENVGDDKKDWKQRTESMKKLRAIVIAGGTNYENFLENLKSVQRSFEVACTDLRSQVVREACITLAFLSQQLKNKFASFGEAVLLTLMNLIQNSAKVVATAGAVAVRFILQNTHYSRFVPIITSCLSHKSKDIRRASCEYLNLILQIWPTQILQKHMTILQDTIKKGIADSDSEARAFARKSYWAFKDHFPEQAEALLNSLDTAYKRSLMSLSNSGSINSLNVVTRSASVSPRTSRPVMSATGSTENLHQSSGQPHGPLRRTPSLPRSYRQSGIPVLQRPTDSHYRATPGVRSTSAIDLQAAQRAKARMMYANMSRQKASLPRPSKSPDTTAVASPERTARTRTRVSGVSQSQPSSRSGSPSSRLSYATYNREGESLIARPRRLSGHGIRSTGNSREPSPQRFGMDRSFASKIRGRSLHMSPTDRPQSRPVMAQKMLQQSREAESALADALTFENIDNYPRTPRGKGDHSDDSETSSICSERSMDSFRRPNDSFSWSGSQQRLYRDMWDQSIPKDIKEIIENCAHKHWGDRKEGLVGLQHFLSNGNTLTATELRKVTDIFTKMFMDSHTKVFSLFLDTLNELVATHSEDLGDWLYVLCARLLNKLGTDLLGSIQAKIHKTLEVVRECFPGEQLLPAVMRYLTDPTQTPNSRVKVATLVFITQIAETAEPSALINSAGTALARLLDWSNDVKSQDVRRHAQNAVISLYNLNPPKVTMILAELPKYYQEAALPLVQNHLRKSSGSSNPASPGTPPPRAQSSPARSKGKGDIDNADENLEEVYKSLRRTTAEIQNYGFERLERATTSKDSGISNMADVEEKMEGLTLCNSGRSSSVSSPTQRGRSVTNITVNGSSDTIAGDLILPQENNGYKTHGSSPESIKRPEVLDNMIKTLQSKMTQTEEKVSALQEFQLYVREGDALYIKQNFKKLLKTLLDSLTNDSKKMQVEVLQTLIDMLKCPELVDSFSVYPELLVLKVINAYKLDDQKQDSSTSSNSRSPVLWMAEKCAATIAMILKPEQVIHLVSTIITTEPYPLNMGAIKMLHKVVEHWGRDAIEPHLSKVMPGLIKAYDDNESAVRKSAVFCMVAIHLAVGEELLKPHLSCLYTSKLKLLNIYIQRAQQANSQPASPRSNSKN from the exons ATGAATCACACTGACACGCTGTTGTCAAGCGGCCATCGCTGCTTGCACAGaggtttaaaaaaatatcccAGTATCGATAAAAAGCTGTGGGATCCAAGTAGCGGATGGATTCTTCAATGGGATAATATCGTAAAGCATCCAGGTGCTCGAGCAAGAGGCTGTCGTTGCGACATTCACAAACCACCGTGGCTATATCCGCACTTAG TTGGCAAAACCACCGATGAGACGGACAGAGCG ATTAAATCGGCTCCTGTGAAAAGGTTAGCTACCGCTGCCGCTGCTGCTCCTCCGAAAAGAGGACAATTCGGTCCTGCGAAAGCTCCATCTTCAGCTCTAG CTCAACCTGGTAATACATCTTCCATGGTTCCAAGGGCTACAACCGTCAAAAGAAACGTGTCAGTAAAATCGACACCAG GTCAAGCTGGCGCCGTCGACGAGGAAACTTTCCTTACAGCGTTCGAAGATGTGCCATCTGTAAATTTGTTTTCCGCAAAAGATCTCGAAGAGCAGATGAAAATCATAAGAGAAAACGTTGGTGACGATAAAAAAGATTGGAAACAAAGGACAGAGAGT ATGAAAAAATTAAGAGCGATCGTTATAGCGGGTGGTACGAATTACGAAAACTTTTTAGAAAACTTGAAAAGCGTGCAAAGATCTTTCGAAGTTGCTTGCACGGATCTTAGGTCGCAAGTGGTAAGGGAGGCGTGCATTACCTTAGCGTTTCTTAGTCAacagttaaaaaataaattcgctAGTTTTGGAGAAGCAGTCTTACTCACCTTAATGAACCTCATACAAAATAGTGCCAAG GTTGTGGCAACAGCTGGTGCCGTAGCCGTGAGGTTTATTCTTCAGAATACGCATTACAGTCGTTTCGTGCCAATTATCACATCCTGTTTAAGTCACAAGAGCAAAGATATACGTCGAGCATCGTGCGAATATCTAAATCTGATTTTACAAATATGGCCTACTCAAATATTACAGAAACACATGACCATCTTACAAGACACGATCAAGAAAGGTATCGCCGACTCGGATTCGGAAGCAAGAGCCTTTGCTAGGAA GTCGTATTGGGCATTCAAAGATCATTTTCCCGAACAAGCTGAGGCATTGCTCAACAGCCTCGACACTGCGTATAAACGCTCGTTGATGTCCCTTAGCAATAGCGGTAGCATCAACAGTCTGAACGTAGTGACCAGATCGGCGAGCGTTAGCCCTCGAACATCCAGACCAGTAATGAGCGCCACAG GTAGTACGGAAAATTTGCATCAGTCTTCGGGTCAACCCCATGGCCCGCTCAGACGAACTCCGTCCTTGCCACGGTCTTATCGTCAGTCTGGTATTCCAGTTCTCCAAAGACCCACTGATAGTCATT ATCGTGCAACTCCGGGCGTTAGATCTACTAGCGCGATAGATTTGCAAGCCGCGCAAAGAGCTAAAGCGAGAATGATGTACGCGAATATGAGCAGACAGAAAGCGTCCCTTC CACGACCCAGCAAATCACCGGACACAACCGCCGTTGCTAGTCCAGAAAGAACCGCAAGAACAAGGACCAGAGTATCCGGAGTGTCGCAATCTCAAC cTAGCAGCAGATCGGGATCACCGTCCTCGAGACTCAGTTACGCGACGTACAATCGCGAAGGAGAATCGTTAATCGCAAGACCTAGACGGTTATCCGGCCACGGGATCCGAAGTACCGGTAACAGTCGTGAACCAAGCCCGCAAAGATTTGGAATGGATAGAAGTTTCGCCAGCAAAATACG gGGAAGAAGTTTACATATGTCTCCGACGGACAGGCCTCAATCCAGACCAGTCATGGCACAAAAGATGCTGCAGCAGTCGCGTGAAGCGGAATCAGCGTTGGCGGACGCGCTTACCTTCGAAAATATTGACAATTACCCAAGGACGCCAAGAGGAAAGGGCGATCACAGCGATGACAGTGAAACCAGCAGCATATGCTCTGAACGAAGTATGGACAGCTTTAGACGACCAAACGAT TCGTTCTCATGGAGTGGCTCTCAACAAAGACTGTATCGCGATATGTGGGATCAATCTATCCCAAAg GATATCAAGGAAATCATAGAGAATTGCGCGCATAAACATTGGGGCGATAGGAAAGAAGGTTTAGTCGGATTGcaacattttctttcaaatggAAATACGCTTACAGCTACGGAATTGCGCAAAGTAACAGACATCTTTACGAAAATGTTCATGGACTCTCACACGAAAGTATTCAGTTTATTTTTGGACACACTGAATGAATTAGTAGCTACTCATAGCGAAGATCTCGGTGACTGGCTTTATGTTTTGTGTGCTCGACTTTTGAATAAATTAGGCACCGACTTGCTTGGCTCGATACAAGCGAAAATACACAAAACGCTCGAGGTTGTCAG GGAATGCTTCCCCGGTGAGCAACTTTTGCCGGCTGTAATGAGGTATCTGACGGATCCGACGCAAACGCCGAACTCTCGCGTAAAAGTAGCCACTCTCGTGTTTATCACGCAAATAGCAGAAACGGCAGAACCGTCTGCTCTTATTAACTCTGCCGGGACAGCGCTCGCAAGGTTACTCGACTGGTCGAACGATGTCAAAAGCCAAGATGTTAGGAGGCATGCACAAAATGCTGTTATATCGCTGTATAATTTGAATCCTCCGAAAGTGACTATGATATTAGCCGAATTACCCAAGTATTATCAG GAGGCGGCACTGCCTCTAGTGCAAAATCACTTGAGGAAATCGTCGGGTTCGAGTAATCCCGCGTCCCCTGGAACTCCGCCACCTAGGGCGCAAAGTTCACCAGCTCGTTCGAAAGGTAAAGGTGACATTGACAATGCGGATGAAAACTTGGAAGAAGTTTACAA ATCTTTAAGGCGTACGACAGCGGAGATACAAAATTATGGTTTCGAACGTTTAGAAAGAGCAACTACCAGCAAAGACAGTGGAATCAGCAATATGGCTGATGTCGAGGAAAAGATGGAGGGGCTTACATTATGCAACTCG GGTCGTTCGTCTTCTGTTTCATCGCCCACGCAAAGGGGACGATCTGTGACTAATATTACAGTTAATGGTTCAAGCGATACGATCGCCGGGGATCTTATCCTACCTCAGGAAAATAATGGTTACAAAACGCATG GATCATCACCCGAGTCGATAAAAAGGCCAGAAGTTTTAGATAATATGATTAAAACGTTGCAATCCAAGATGACACAAACGGAAGAAAAAGTATCAGCTCTACAAGAATTTCAATTGTATGTTCGCGAAGGGGATGCTTTGTATATTAAACAGAATTTCAA AAAGCTGCTCAAAACGTTGTTAGATAGTTTGACTAACGATAGCAAGAAAATGCAAGTAGAAGTACTTCAAACTTTAATCGATATGCTTAAATGTCCAGAGCTTGTCGACAGTTTTTCCGTCTATCCTGAATTGCTGgttttaaaagtaattaacgCGTATAAATTAGACGACCAGAAACAAGATTCTTCCACTAGTAGCAATTCAAGATCTCCG GTTCTCTGGATGGCGGAGAAATGTGCTGCAACGATAGCGATGATTCTAAAGCCAGAACAAGTGATTCACCTAGTATCGACTATAATAACTACCGAACCATATCCCCTGAATATGGGCGCGATAAAAATGCTTCACAAGGTTGTGGAACATTGGGGCCGCGATGCGATAGAACCTCATTTGTCGAAAGTCATGCCCGGTCTCATCAAA GCGTACGACGATAACGAAAGCGCGGTACGTAAAAGCGCTGTGTTTTGTATGGTAGCAATACATTTGGCAGTTGGCGAAGAATTGTTGAAACCTCATCTCAGCTGCTTGTATACCAGCAAACTGAAGCTTTTAAACATTTACATACAACGCGCGCAACAAGCGAACAGTCAACCGGCAAGCCCACGTAGCAATAGTAAAAATTAA